The genomic stretch CGATGAAGAGATAGTTGGAAGGCTGGGCGTTGGGATATAGCTGAAATTTGGGTCTGCCTGGATGAATTAGTCTCTAGATATGTATGGTGTGGAATGGAGCCTGGGCAATTAGATGATTCCTATTAATAACTTGTTCAATATATGATCGTTCTAGttcaaaagaagacgaaTATACCGCGTCTTCATGTTCAAGGAAAGAAATGAGAATTTCAAAAGAAGTCACCAATGGGCACATCCAGACGAAAATTTAAATGAAAGAACGCCAGTTgaaaatttttaatttcttcACTTCAGATCATGGCCATTTTTTATATCCTCATGACGCTCATGTCCGAACCAAAGTCCTTAACCGGCCGAACCATGCAATGAAACACAAGTTGTATCGTGACTCCGCGCACCGTTTCCAGTCCTCCTCACCACTACACACGCCTTCCGTTTCTTCTCTTAGTATCGCTTGCCTTCCCTCAGGGTGTCGGAGAACTCCTCCAGAGGAGATCTGATCAGCTTGGTCTCCTTCCACAGGTTGGGGGTCAGGAAGCCGTAGGTGTTGGAAACGGCGGTGAAGGTGGCCTTGAGGGTGTTCTCGAGGGTCTTGGTGGAACCGGCGGATGAACTGTAGGCATCCTCGACACCGGCGAGCTGGAGGAATCGCTTGACAGCGGGGGGAGGCGACAATGCCGGTACCACGGGGGGCAGGGATAAGCTGTTGTAGAGAAAATTCCACGTCAGTAAAACCAAATAAAAATAGAGCATTTCCtcctttattttattccAATTTTTTCCAACCAAAGAAATAGCGACAGATGGGGCGGGTTGAGCTTACTCGGACAGTGACGGAACCGCACTTGCCAGACTCCTTGCAGGGCAGGGAGTGAGGCTGACCAAGGTTGGTACCCCAGTAACCTCTTCGGACGGGGATGACGCTCagcttggcgatgatgatggcggcacGGATGGCAGTGGCGACTTCCTTGGAGGTCTTGATTCCGAGACCGACGTGGCCCTCGGAGTCAccaatgatgacgatggcctTGAATCGGGTTCGCTGACCGGCACGGGTCTGCTTCTGGACGGGCTTGATCTATATTTcgagaaaagacaaaagacaatcTGGTTAGCTCAAACTGATCCCATTTCTGCGGCGCTTTCAGCCCAATAGCCTCGCTTCCTCCGTTTCCCGTGTATTCCAGAAGgaagcaaagcagagcaaTTGGGCCATCTCAAGCGGAGAACTGCAATGCGCACCTTCATGACCTCATCCTTCAGCTTGGGGAGGAACTGGTCGACAATCTGGTACTCCTTGATGGGCAGGGAGTGCAGGTAGATCTCCTCCATGCTGGTGATCTTGCCAGCCTTGACAAGACGGCCCAGCTTGGTGACGGGCTGCCACTCCTTCTCCTCGCTCTTGCCGCCACGACgtccacggccacggccacgacCACGGCCACGATCACCACCACGACCACGGTCACCACCGCGGGAAGCGAAACCACCGCCACGAGCACCGCCGCGATCAGCCATTGTGAATTATGggtttgttgtttgttgcGGCGAGGGAGTTGGTCGGGATAGACGATGCGCTGGAGCGGCCCTGATGTTGTTTTTCGCTGAGTTGTGGCCCTCGATACTGGGGAACTTTTTCGCTGGCGGGGTCTAGCACCGTCTGGGAATTTTACGGGTGTGGACTGGGTTAGGCGAGCCCTAACAGAGCCAACTTGTGGGTCGCTGCCTCAATTGTTAGGCGAGAACAGGGTGGGTCTATTTTGGAAGCGCTTCACCGAGCAGCTGAGTAAGTCAAAAGAGGCTCACCTAGGTGAGCCAGCGCGTTCTTAGCGTCAATGGGTGGCTGTATGCTCTTTGAAACTTGGGGTTGAGGAAAGGAACTGAACAGGACTCAGCCGAGTCTAACAGTGCCAGCACTGAAAATGGTCAAATGGATAACTGGGAGCTCCCTGATTCTCTTTGGAGagtgtcttttctttttttcaccaGAATCCGCATGTAAGTTGAGATAGCTGAGACCACGATATCGCACcaaagcaagagaagaaaaccaCGAAAGCTGAATGCTATCCGTTATTCAATATTCGTACATGGCCCAAGGGCATAGTAATCATAAACAGAAAAGGGAGGGTATCGTGGCTCGAATAAAGCGACAGCAAGCTGCACAAACAAAAGTTGCCCCTACTCCGACTTGCGGATCAAATTCTCCGACGGCTGAACCCGTTGAGCCCATTCACTGTCACACTGTCAGCAGCTTGTTCGTATATGTAGAATAACAGCAGGGATGAAGAAACTTACGTCCAACCACCATCATAAACTTTTCTAGAGTTGGGAAATCCTGCTACTTCCAAGGCAGTGTCAATGGCGCATGCAGTCACACCAGTTCCGCAGGTAGAGATGATGGGCTTATTAGCGTCGACTCCCTTCTCCTCGAATACCTTCTTCAGCTGATCCGCGGGCAGAAACATTTTGGTCTCAGGATCCAGGACAGCACTGAAAGGCACGTTGATCGATCCTGGCATGTGTCCCGAGGATAGGCCCTCGCGAGGCTCTGGGTCTTTGCCTGTAAAGCGGCCACTGGGCCTAGCGTCCAAGACCTGAATTCCTTCTGCTCCCTCCTTGTTGGAATCCAAAGCCACCTCTCTAGCCTCTTCGAAGCTAACAACTCTCTCTGATGCAAGCTCTGGAATAGGATATGGATTGCACTCGACATTGTATAGTTCTCCCGACTCGGTGGGGTACCCCTCAGCAACCCACTGCTTGAAGTTGTTGAGGATGTGAACCTTGGGATGGCCAAATATCCTAAACGTCCATGCCACACGAGGGGCGCTAAAGATGCCAAGCTCTTTCGTGTCGTAGACAACAACCACGTCCTCTCGTCGAATGCCCAATTCGCTCATAGCCGCGGCAAAACCTTTGCCATCTGGTAGCATGTGAGGGTATGGGCTGCGCTTGTcgatggccttgtccagGTCAAAGAAGCGCGCCTTTGGGATGCGCTGCTCGCGGAAGGCTTGGATACCGGTCCGTTCATCATTGGGGAGGAACCATGCGGCGCATAGGGGAATCACTCGAGCATCGGGGCTAATCGGAGAGGGGGGGTTCTTCTTCAGGGCCTCGTGAAGCTCTTTGGGCGTGACCAAGTAGGACGATAGATTGCGTCTGGTCGACATGCTGGTTCGCAAAAACTGGCTGCCCAGCCTCGGCAGCCCGACCCGGGCAGACTGGCCAACAGCGACTGAGGACATCGAGAATGATGTGAGTTATGACGCTATCGGGCTTAAAACGTCGTTTGTTTTTTTCGCTTCCGCTGTGGTCGAGCCAGGAGCTGTGCTGAAAAGAGCTCCGAGGCAGCTCGATCTGTGTTGCCTATGCCTCGTTCTAGCTTATTTCAGTAGCCTGACCTTACGCGACCGGCAGCACGGCCATTGCATATGGCAAAAGAGTATTTGGTGGTGGAGATGAGGTTTGGATTAGATCATGGCACGCCAGAGCTGCGAAAGGTTGACTCGGCGCTTATGGTGGGGTGGCAGCGGGAGCTTGGACCACGCATGACATTTGCCGCGAGTGACTCGCATCGATAAGCTGcaagctgcaagctgcaAGCACTTCAGACTAGGTGGGCGACCGCGATCAATCCTTCtaggcagccttggccaatCGAGGTGACTGTAATTCATCTAGACGGCTTCTTCCGAACTTTGCGGCCATGACAAATCTGGGCAGTTTTTGCAGAATCCAGCAGGATTTGTCAATACTTGACGGGGGTGTAGAACTAATTGCATCCCGCCGTACATAAAACAAACTGGCGGCCTGACGCAATACATTGATGCTGCCCCAATCTCCCCCCATCTTCTCCCCCAATCTTAGCCCCCGGCAGCATCATTAAGCGTCGGCAAGGACGGGATTTATATGACAATCAATCGTTATAAACTTTACTCTCCATTGATTCGCTACCGAGCAGAGGCCTAAAGATGGCACTAAGTCGATGGCTGTACGCCCTGCCGCTTGTGCTACCAACGGCACTGATGCTCCGAGCCTGGGCTATGCAAGCACCCGTGGGCACCTTCATCGAAGATATTCGCAGCCAGGGGCGGTATGTCCTCAAAGATGGAACCAGCGTCCCTATCCAGACGGCCGCATTTGGAATCCCGATTCTTGACAAGGCCTTTTCTCCGCTCGCCATCATATTCAGCCCATTGGCTTTCTATGAGGATCCCAAGGCCTGGTGGCAGTGCGTCGTGTTCTTGACAGACGGTGCTTCTATTGGGGCCCTGCTTATGTTTGAGTCTCTGAGAAATGCCAACCAGGGGACTCTCTTCCAAGCGTAAACAATATTCTTCTGCTATCCAGTTTTGATTCCTGTACTAATTTATAATGACACAGAGCATTCTTTTTGCCTACATTTTTGGGCCAGTTCGTGACCCTTGGGGCCGTTGCACCACTTTACCTTTACTTATTCTACGCACTCTCTCCACTGAGCAAATATTCCACTGCCAATGCTCGACAGTTTGATCGGGCTggcgtggctgctgctctgccatCAACCTTTGCCTCattcctttttcctcttgccttgtccttcttccaTCCTGATCTCGAGGTGAGGCACTTGGCAAACTGGTACTGGCAGATCTTCCCAATAACGGGCTCCATACTGCTCTTTGCCCTATCAAGCGCAATCAGGCCGTTTGTTGCCAGTCGTCAAACCGAACCCGTCCAGCAACACATCAAAACGAATATGAATGTCCGAGGAGGGATTATGGCAATCATTAGTGCGGCCTCTTACTGGTAcatgcttctcttttctcctcttcctgtGTCAGAAGTGTTTTTCCCGAAATATTTTGTTGAACTCCCTGAGGATGCGTTGACAGCAACTTTTACCCTCCTCCAATATGATTACATCACCGCCGCTGGAACAGTGTTGCTTTGGTTGGCATTTAATTTTGGAGATCTTAAAAATGCGGGTGTCTGTCAATTGTCCTGGGCTCGAATTATGCTTTACTCTGTTGCTATTGGTGTTCTTGGTGGCCCAGGAGTGCTGATCTGGGTTGGATGGCTGGCAAGAGAAAACATGATGGCAAAGCTTGAGCATGCAAAGACGGgctaaaatattatttaaccAAGGCAGTCAAAATGTACAATGGCCGTTTTGATCAAAGAAAATGTTCAAAATGCTTTGTATTTAGCATTGAATCTGCCTGTATACAAATCTACGATTTAGTTACCCGTCCATAGCTTAGTCACGAGGTTGCTACCCTGGAGTAAATCGGGCACTTCGAATTTCACTTCCTAACACAACTTCGTCTTGGTTTCAGATCCAACACCACTCATCGATGTTTTGAAAAATTCATCCCCCCCAGAAAAGGGGGCCTTACCGACCCTTCACCATGAAAGTCACCATCAAAGAATGGAACTCCGTCGCCACATGGCAGTGGGATATTCCCGAAGACGACGTTTGTGGCATCTGCCAGGCTCAGTTTGACGGGACGTGCCCTACCTGCAAATATCCTGGCGACGACTGCAGCCTATGTATGTGCAGCCTGTGGAATGAATTTGCCGCTGAGAAGTGACGCGTTAACCAGATGTTTATAGTATCTGGAAAATGTGGGCATAGTTTTCATATGGTTCGTCGGCCTTCAGACGTGTGTTTCGAAGAGCGTTAGTAATGCTGATGCGATGCAGCACTGCATCATGGAATGGATCAAGCAAGAATCTTCAAAGGGACAATGTCCCATGTGTCGACAGCGTatgatttcttttcccttgtcttcttctctctcaggAATACTAGCTGATAGTTTGAATAGCTTTTGAATGGCGAGACCAGGCTGATGAGACGCCTGGACCTAATGAGATCCCCGTACAAGCAGATTAAGACCATAAATATCAAAGAGACAAGGCTACGGACACGGTGAATGGAAAAATGCCAGGAGACAAAAATTTATAGAAGAACTAATATTAACAAATCGAACTCCTCATTATCATCGGCCATGTCGCGTGCTCATATATACATAATCTATCTAGAATGCGTGCTACCCAGAAAGCTCCCCAACCAGCTCTGGTACTCTCTTTGTTATATACTCGTTGCGAGGAAACAACTGCCCCGAATTCCCCTAAGCTTCCGGGACATAGACCCCATCCTTGCAGAGCACTACCACCTTTTTGAAGAATCGCCGCCACTCTAGGGGATCTCCCTTGATCTTGACAAACCGAATGTCTAGCACTTCGAAGCCATCTGGGAGCGGCTGCTTATCCACGCATATTTCTCCGTGTAGACTCTGTCGACGACCATCGACCGCACGAATCTTGATGGTGACTATGGGGCTACTGTTGGGATTCGGCGTGACGGGTGCCAAGGGCACGTTTAGTTGATGCAGTGCGTCGCTGAGCATCTGGATAATATGGGCAGAGGGTacatgggagaagaagcgggTAAGAGATTCGGGAGGGCAAATGTCACGGAATCGTCGAGCTTGCTGTGTCAGCGTCATGGACGGCCCCGGGATTTGCGAGAACTGTGACATGGAGGGCTCATCCGCAAGGGTGTCAAGGAGCATGCGACGAGCATTATAGGAGCCCGTAGGTAAAGACGACGGCAAGGCCCTGGATCGAAGAACGGGAGCCTCCCAGTCCCAGTCTTTATCAATGATGGGAGTAACTGGGGCTTCCGGCTGGGTAGACGAGAATCGCCCGGCGTTGAGTCCAGAATCGATAGTCGGATCGTGAGATGTTGGGAGGTAGTTATGTTTAGTCGTAGGTATGTGGCTGAGGTCGATTCGCAGGTTTTCTAGCATCTTGGTGGCCAAGCCAATGGGGTCGAGTATTCTGCCGTCAGCAGTGAGCAGCGGGTTATGACGCGTATACCAAGGATGCTGTCGTATCTGAGCAAAAGTGAAGCGTTTCTGAGGGTCGACGGACATCATGCCCCTGAGAAGGGAGAGCGCATCCAGAGGCAGTCTCTCCCAGAGCGCATCTGAGCTCTTCCCTGAAGTCTTTACGTACTCGCCAAACTCCCAgcttgacgacgacggctcATCCCAGGGCGTGTTGCCGACCAACAAGACGAAAAGGATGACTCCGCACGACCATATATCGACGAGGTCTGGTGAATACTTGGCTGAGTTGGGTGCCCTCTTATCCACTCTCCCACAGGCAAGAATCTCCGGCGCGATATATGGCGGGCTGCCACATAGCGTTGAGCTGGTCTTGCGCTGGCCCTTGTACTCAAACATGGTTGCCATTCCAAAATCGGCCAGCTTCAAGCTTCCATCCTGAGACAGGAGAATATTCTCCGGCTTGAGATCGCGGTGTGCCACGCCCTTGGAGTGCATGAAGCTCACGCCGCCCAACAGCTGGAGAAAGTAGATTTGAGCAATATCTTCTCGGACACCAACATCCGCCTCGATTTTGTCAAAGAGGTCACCGCCTTCCGCATACTCCATCGCTATCCATCGCCACACGGAGTCTTCTCCTGAAGCAAACCACTCGATAATGTTGGGATGCTGGCCGATGTGCGAGTGGAGTGAGACTTCCATGGCAAGCTGTTTTGAAGAGATGCGGCCATGCTTAGTGGCGTATCCCTTGTGAATGAGCTTGACGGCGAACACTGGACTTGATGAATCTAATGGgatagctttttttattctattttGGTGGCATGTATTAATTAGTAAGAACTTGATGGTGAGTTtttggaggaaaagaaacaaaaccaaaaagaaaagaaaaagggcgaGATGAGGTGTGCTCATACGAAGCATAGGCACCGCGGCCAACGGTTTTGGATATAATCCGGAAGGGCAACTCCTTTGGTAAGGGGTCAAGCTGCGACTGTGAGACAGTTAGCGGTATTCACGTGAAATTAAAGTGCGTGAAAGAAGAATTGTAGCGTTGGCCGTATCGAAGCTTTTGGGAGGAGTGCACAATCACCCACCATGATGCCTATTAGTGATACTGCTTCTTCTATGCAGCGTCTTGTATCCACACAAAAGCGAAATTTGAAATagagtagaaaagaaaaagagaataaagagTAAATAAAGATGAATTGAACACCAGAACGCAATGGTAAGAGTTCAAACCTTACTCAAAGAGCATGGTTGAAGCCACTAATATTAGGCAGTAATATTGGTCTGGACTGTTGTTCACGATAACGCGCCTCTACCGTGTAAAGAGGTTTTGGAGCTGATTGAATTTAtgggccttttgctttttttttttgctttgcctgTGCTCTGTTCTCGCCGAAGCCCCCGCCACTATCCATTGGCTGCGCAGCTCAACGGCTTATCTGCTCGCTGCGTTGCTGCGGCAAACAGGCCCCCAAACAGCGGTCCCCCATTCACTGAAGCTACAGCCTGTGCTGACCGGCAACAGAAGCGTGTCTTAGATCTGAACCCGacgtgtttttttttctcccgaTCTTGACCTTCCCATCAATTGAGATCTCCGTCATTATCTCGTGCGCATAACCcttgcttttccttctcttctttattcaGGCAGCTTTCCCCAGTACATCTTTCTGAACCTCGTCACCTTCCACCCTTATTAGGTAATTGCCTATACTGAACCTGTTTGGCTATTGCAACGCGGAACGCCTGCCGCTTATTTGCATCCCTGGTCTACTTCAACCCTACCtatcttcatctcttcttttcgagACGGCGCTTTTCTGATTCGCGTACTTGATACcggtttttttcttacatCTAATAACCCACTCCTTTGTCCATTCCCGCGCAATATATCATCGTCTGAAAGAGCCAGTTTTTTTGTTTACAATGGATTACACCGAGGATAACCAGAACGCCGCCCCCGGCAGCATCCAAGCCTCCAAGCTCAATGCCGCTCGCAAGGGTCCAGACTCCCAGAGCGTCACCAAACGGTACGACCTCTTCTCGCAATGGGATTAAATTGATTAGGGTGCTAACGCATTTCTCAACAGGCTCCAGACCGAGTTGATGACCCTTATGACCTCGCCTGCGCCCGGAGTCTCCGCGTTTCCCTCCGCTGATGGCAACCTCATGTCCTGGACCGCCACCATCAAGGGCCCCGAAGACACGCCATACTCTGGTCTCACGTTTAAGCTGAGCTTCGCGTTCCCTTCCAACTATCCTTATGCTCCACCTACCGTCCTCTTCAAGACGCCCATCTACCACCCCAACGTCGATTTCTCCGGTCGCATCTGCCTCGACATTCTCAAGGACAAGTGGACCGCCGCCTACAACATTCAGACCGTCCTGCTGAGCTTGCAAAGCTTGCTCGGTGAACCCAACAAGTATGTCTCCCTCTTCACTCACTCGTGCGATGAAAGCGTTGAAACAGCCACTAACTAATACCGTTTCTACAGTGCATCTCCTTTAAATGGCGAGGCCGCCGAGCTGTGGGACAAGGACCCCGAAGAGTTTAAAAAGAAGGTTATGGGGCGACACCGCGACATTGAGGAGGAGTAAGCATTTTCATAGCGTGCAGGCTTTATGATTTTACGTTATTGGGTACCTGGAGTCATTGGGGCACACTTCAATCGTTTGATAGGGTATTTGGGTGTATTTTGCATTTCCACAACTATGGCTGGGGAAAGGGGGGCTGTCCGTCCCTTCCACGAGCGCATGACCGGTTACAAGTTATAATAGAACCTGTCAAATTCATCATGACAGACAAATCACCGCCTAACCAGGCTGCTTCCCGTCACTCTCCCTTTTGTAACAATTAGGGACTCTCTACCGCGGCAATTGTTGCAGAGGCGAGATGTTTCGTTgtggaataaaaaaaaaacctttgTTGATCACATTGCcgtcttttattttaagcgTGAAAAGCTAGAAGAGCCGGTTGCAACTCCGTAATGCCATGCCACCCCAGAACCATTCCCAAAGAGAAACAAGTTTTCTTTACTCCTCAACGACCTCGGTCGCAAGGCCCTTGGGGTTCTTGACATTGACTGCCTGAACGTAGCTGTACAACTTCTCCTTGGCACCCTCCTCATCATTTCGTCGTCGGGAAACACGGACTCGGATTCTGTAGGCGACACCCTTAACACCCTGCTCCCAAACCTTCTTGTTCAGGGAAGGGTCGATCCGGACGTCAGAGGTACCCTG from Trichoderma atroviride chromosome 3, complete sequence encodes the following:
- a CDS encoding 40S ribosomal protein uS5: MADRGGARGGGFASRGGDRGRGGDRGRGRGRGRGRRGGKSEEKEWQPVTKLGRLVKAGKITSMEEIYLHSLPIKEYQIVDQFLPKLKDEVMKIKPVQKQTRAGQRTRFKAIVIIGDSEGHVGLGIKTSKEVATAIRAAIIIAKLSVIPVRRGYWGTNLGQPHSLPCKESGKCGSVTVRLIPAPRGTGIVASPRCQAIPPARRCRGCLQFIRRFHQDPREHPQGHLHRRFQHLRLPDPQPVEGDQADQISSGGVLRHPEGRQAILREETEGVCSGEEDWKRCAESRYNLCFIAWFGRLRTLVRT
- a CDS encoding 60S ribosomal protein eL31 (BUSCO:EOG092D4M0K), which codes for MSSKKPTQRSAIADVVAREYTIHMHKRLHGVSFKKRAPRAIKEIKAFATKAMGTSDVRIDPSLNKKVWEQGVKGVAYRIRVRVSRRRNDEEGAKEKLYSYVQAVNVKNPKGLATEVVEE
- a CDS encoding uncharacterized protein (EggNog:ENOG41~TransMembrane:8 (n7-18c26/27o50-72i84-104o116-142i163-185o197-221i242-259o279-302i322-343o)~SECRETED:SignalP(1-24)), translated to MALSRWLYALPLVLPTALMLRAWAMQAPVGTFIEDIRSQGRYVLKDGTSVPIQTAAFGIPILDKAFSPLAIIFSPLAFYEDPKAWWQCVVFLTDGASIGALLMFESLRNANQGTLFQAAFFLPTFLGQFVTLGAVAPLYLYLFYALSPLSKYSTANARQFDRAGVAAALPSTFASFLFPLALSFFHPDLEVRHLANWYWQIFPITGSILLFALSSAIRPFVASRQTEPVQQHIKTNMNVRGGIMAIISAASYWYMLLFSPLPVSEVFFPKYFVELPEDALTATFTLLQYDYITAAGTVLLWLAFNFGDLKNAGVCQLSWARIMLYSVAIGVLGGPGVLIWVGWLARENMMAKLEHAKTG